Proteins from one Ornithobacterium rhinotracheale genomic window:
- a CDS encoding dihydrodipicolinate synthase family protein: MEKIQGLIVAPFTPFDKAGEVNYDIIPQYAEMLRKNGLKGVFINGSSGEGYMLTTEERIQLAEKWKASVPADFKIIVHVGSTCVKDSKKMAEHAQALGVFGIGSMAPPFPKIGRVEELITYCQKITEGAPELPFYYYHIPVFNGAYLSMVEFLEKADQKLPSLAGIKYTYENMYEFNQCKFVKNGKYDMLHGQDETLLASLAMSKTQGGISGTANYVGNVLVGVMEAWQKGNLEKARILQNYNQEVINVIVKYRGNIVGGKRIMKLMGLDLGENRVPFRNITAEEEAALLKDLEAIDFFNKCNEL, encoded by the coding sequence ATGGAAAAAATACAAGGACTCATCGTTGCACCCTTTACGCCGTTTGACAAAGCTGGCGAGGTGAATTATGACATCATTCCGCAATATGCCGAAATGCTCAGAAAAAATGGGCTAAAAGGCGTTTTTATCAACGGTTCGTCGGGAGAGGGCTATATGCTCACTACCGAGGAGCGCATTCAACTAGCCGAAAAATGGAAAGCATCTGTGCCAGCTGATTTTAAAATCATCGTGCATGTGGGGAGCACTTGCGTGAAAGATAGCAAAAAAATGGCTGAGCATGCGCAAGCCCTAGGCGTGTTTGGGATAGGCTCTATGGCTCCGCCGTTTCCAAAAATTGGGCGAGTAGAAGAGTTGATTACCTATTGCCAAAAAATTACAGAAGGAGCACCCGAATTGCCATTCTACTATTACCACATTCCAGTGTTCAATGGAGCGTATCTGTCTATGGTAGAATTTTTGGAAAAAGCCGACCAAAAGTTGCCAAGCCTTGCGGGCATTAAATATACCTACGAGAATATGTACGAGTTTAACCAATGTAAATTTGTGAAAAACGGGAAATACGACATGCTCCATGGGCAAGACGAAACACTTTTGGCGAGTTTGGCAATGAGCAAAACCCAAGGCGGTATTAGTGGCACTGCCAACTATGTGGGCAATGTGCTTGTGGGCGTAATGGAGGCATGGCAAAAAGGAAACTTAGAAAAAGCCCGAATTTTGCAAAATTATAATCAAGAAGTCATTAATGTGATTGTAAAATACCGCGGAAACATCGTAGGCGGAAAACGCATCATGAAATTGATGGGCTTAGATTTAGGCGAAAACAGAGTGCCGTTTAGAAATATTACTGCCGAGGAAGAAGCCGCTTTATTAAAAGATTTAGAAGCTATAGATTTCTTTAATAAATGTAACGAACTTTAA
- a CDS encoding GH92 family glycosyl hydrolase translates to MKKTIILSLGLLGNILLAQKAIDYVDPFIGTSNFGATNPGAIAPRGMLSISPFNVAFDTTGIKNPLEKDSRWLSNPYVHENTFFTGFTHVNLSGVGCPDLGVIIAMPTTGDLELNHLKYGSTYHDEKAKPGYYALTLDKYNIKAEATADTRAGITRYTFPAGQANLIINLGLGLTNEQGAVIKMNNNQEFQGMRMVGSFCYNNAEGAYPVYFYGKVSIPAEEFGSYKVADNYKGVEAQWMTYNGQTLLKPSFTNEVVGDSIGGFFSYNFKKPTQLELKIGVSYVSIENAKENLVKEIGQKDFNQVVAQTQNAWEDKLSVAEVEGGTLDQKKIFYTGLYHALIHPNILNDINGEFPLHKRVGIKKTNHQRYTVFSLWDTYRNYHSLLSLLYPQDQLDMVNTMLDIYDETGWLPKWELNNTETFTMVGDPATVVLADTYMRGITGFDKKKAYEAMLKGATQMKDNPLRPGIDDYWKYGYVSLNSGVAGPVSTTQEYNIADFAISQFAKVMGDKKNQKKFDAQSKTYRKLYNKKWSLLVPKYRNGEWLKDFNPEKGANFETNEGYIEGNAYQYTFMVPQDIRGLIKLMGGNKNFVKNLDAVFEKGQFDMANEPDIAYPYLYNYIKGSEWKTQMRVNDLLNKYFTTQPAGLPGNDDTGVMSAWAMMSMMGFYPTEPAVANYALTAPKFTKIKLRLNPKFFGNDAVEIISNASPENIYIQQIKIDGNKHNSYFITDKELKSAKKIEFILGNQPKK, encoded by the coding sequence ATGAAAAAAACAATAATTTTATCCCTTGGATTGCTTGGGAATATACTTTTAGCGCAGAAAGCAATCGATTATGTAGACCCGTTCATCGGTACTTCCAATTTTGGTGCAACAAACCCTGGAGCCATTGCGCCGCGTGGTATGTTGAGCATTTCGCCGTTTAATGTGGCGTTTGATACCACGGGCATCAAAAATCCTTTAGAAAAAGATAGCCGATGGCTTTCTAATCCATATGTGCACGAAAATACATTTTTCACAGGTTTCACGCATGTGAATTTGAGCGGTGTAGGCTGTCCAGATTTGGGCGTAATCATCGCTATGCCCACCACAGGAGATTTAGAACTAAATCATTTAAAATATGGTAGCACCTACCACGACGAAAAAGCAAAACCTGGCTACTATGCTTTGACATTAGACAAATATAACATCAAGGCAGAAGCCACTGCCGATACAAGAGCGGGCATTACTCGCTATACTTTCCCCGCAGGGCAAGCCAATTTAATCATCAATCTTGGTTTGGGCTTAACCAATGAGCAAGGAGCGGTGATAAAAATGAATAATAATCAGGAATTTCAAGGAATGCGCATGGTGGGCTCGTTTTGCTACAATAATGCAGAAGGGGCATATCCCGTGTATTTTTATGGTAAAGTTTCGATTCCTGCCGAAGAATTTGGTTCGTACAAAGTGGCAGATAATTACAAAGGCGTAGAAGCGCAATGGATGACCTATAACGGACAAACTTTGCTAAAGCCTTCGTTCACCAATGAAGTGGTTGGCGATAGCATCGGCGGTTTTTTTAGTTATAATTTTAAAAAACCGACACAGCTTGAATTAAAGATTGGCGTTTCGTATGTAAGCATTGAAAATGCTAAAGAAAACTTGGTGAAAGAAATCGGGCAAAAAGACTTTAACCAAGTGGTGGCGCAAACTCAAAACGCTTGGGAAGATAAACTCTCAGTCGCTGAGGTAGAGGGCGGAACTTTAGATCAGAAAAAAATATTTTATACAGGACTATACCACGCATTGATTCATCCCAATATTTTAAACGACATCAACGGCGAATTTCCCTTACACAAACGCGTGGGCATAAAGAAAACCAATCACCAGCGATATACCGTATTTTCGTTATGGGATACCTACCGCAATTATCATAGCTTATTGTCGTTGTTATATCCACAAGACCAGCTGGATATGGTAAATACAATGCTCGATATTTACGACGAAACAGGTTGGTTGCCAAAATGGGAATTAAATAACACCGAAACCTTTACCATGGTAGGCGATCCTGCCACCGTTGTTTTGGCAGATACCTACATGCGTGGCATCACAGGTTTTGACAAGAAAAAAGCTTACGAAGCCATGTTAAAAGGTGCAACGCAAATGAAAGACAATCCGCTACGCCCAGGGATTGATGATTACTGGAAATATGGTTATGTGAGTTTAAATTCAGGTGTGGCGGGTCCTGTTTCCACTACGCAGGAATATAATATTGCGGATTTTGCGATTTCTCAATTTGCGAAAGTAATGGGAGATAAAAAGAATCAAAAGAAATTTGATGCGCAATCTAAAACCTACCGAAAATTGTATAACAAAAAATGGAGTCTTCTAGTACCAAAATACAGAAATGGCGAATGGCTAAAAGACTTTAATCCAGAAAAAGGAGCCAATTTTGAAACCAATGAGGGCTATATTGAGGGAAATGCCTATCAATATACATTTATGGTTCCGCAAGATATTCGTGGTTTAATCAAACTGATGGGCGGAAACAAAAATTTCGTGAAAAATCTCGATGCCGTGTTCGAAAAAGGACAATTCGATATGGCAAACGAGCCAGATATCGCTTATCCTTATCTATACAATTACATCAAAGGTAGCGAGTGGAAAACCCAAATGCGTGTAAACGATTTATTGAACAAATATTTTACAACACAACCTGCAGGGCTCCCTGGCAACGACGACACGGGTGTAATGTCTGCTTGGGCGATGATGAGCATGATGGGCTTTTATCCCACCGAGCCAGCTGTTGCTAATTATGCACTTACGGCACCTAAGTTTACTAAAATTAAATTACGCTTAAACCCAAAATTCTTTGGAAACGATGCGGTGGAAATCATCTCCAATGCAAGCCCAGAGAACATTTACATTCAGCAAATTAAAATAGATGGCAATAAACATAATTCTTACTTCATCACCGATAAAGAATTGAAATCTGCAAAAAAAATAGAATTTATACTGGGAAATCAACCCAAAAAATAA